A genomic region of Gemmatimonadales bacterium contains the following coding sequences:
- a CDS encoding HAMP domain-containing histidine kinase, producing the protein MRALTFRSRVSLVLLLLGAPSAFALLGWAYSSLTSNPGAPAQIVIQPLRQSGRDLFAALDSTRLTPAEHQALQAHRDVLSRQIALSQRAEFYQSRLTRGLAIVLVVLGSILVVLAVFLGHNLARQLSQPIDNLVGWAGRIQRQEPLPPDPPKGGAPEFAALRTALRDMADGLSKARRAELESERLRAFREVARRVAHEMKNPLTPIRFAVSSLGRTATKDQEEALEVLRAESTRLEQLARDFANLGRLPEGPPADVDLGELLSELLRTSLPQGVKGHLWVDAAAPHVTGHYDSLRRALANLLRNASEAMQGEGRIDVTVRPWDGGVRVSIADQGPGIAAEKRSRIFEPYFTDKADGTGLGLAIVKQAVDLHQGTIEVGETEGGGATMVIWLPLTSESARARPTDRPFVERRVADRRRNWR; encoded by the coding sequence ATGCGCGCCCTGACCTTCCGAAGCCGGGTTTCCCTCGTGCTGCTCCTTCTCGGAGCGCCGTCGGCATTTGCCCTGCTTGGTTGGGCGTATTCCTCGCTCACGAGTAACCCGGGCGCCCCGGCGCAGATCGTGATCCAGCCGCTGCGGCAATCGGGGCGCGACCTATTTGCCGCGCTCGATTCCACCCGGCTCACTCCCGCCGAACACCAGGCTTTGCAGGCGCATCGCGACGTCCTGAGCCGGCAGATCGCCCTGTCTCAGCGGGCCGAGTTTTACCAGAGCCGCCTGACCCGAGGGCTGGCTATCGTACTGGTCGTGCTCGGCTCCATTCTCGTGGTGCTTGCCGTCTTTCTCGGCCACAACCTGGCTCGGCAACTCAGCCAGCCGATCGACAACCTGGTCGGGTGGGCCGGCCGGATTCAACGCCAGGAACCGCTGCCGCCCGATCCTCCCAAAGGCGGTGCGCCTGAGTTCGCCGCCCTCCGCACCGCGCTTCGCGACATGGCGGACGGGTTGTCGAAGGCCCGCCGGGCCGAACTCGAGTCTGAACGCCTGCGGGCCTTTCGGGAAGTCGCCCGCCGAGTGGCGCACGAGATGAAGAATCCCCTGACCCCGATTCGCTTTGCCGTGTCCTCACTGGGTCGAACCGCCACGAAGGACCAGGAAGAGGCGCTCGAGGTGCTTCGGGCGGAGTCGACTCGCCTGGAGCAGCTGGCCCGGGATTTTGCCAATCTGGGCCGGCTTCCCGAAGGCCCGCCCGCCGACGTCGACTTGGGCGAATTGCTGAGCGAGCTGCTGCGCACCTCGCTGCCGCAGGGCGTCAAAGGCCACCTCTGGGTCGACGCCGCCGCACCTCACGTGACCGGCCATTACGATTCGCTCCGCCGCGCGCTGGCCAACCTGCTGCGGAATGCATCGGAAGCCATGCAGGGTGAGGGACGGATCGACGTGACGGTCCGTCCATGGGACGGCGGGGTTCGCGTGTCTATTGCAGACCAGGGTCCCGGCATTGCCGCTGAGAAGCGGAGCCGGATCTTCGAGCCCTATTTCACGGACAAGGCTGACGGCACCGGGCTTGGCCTGGCCATCGTCAAGCAGGCGGTTGACCTCCACCAGGGCACCATCGAGGTCGGAGAAACCGAGGGCGGAGGGGCCACGATGGTGATCTGGCTGCCGCTGACCTCGGAGAGCGCCCGGGCCCGGCCAACTGACCGACCATTCGTAGAACGCCGGGTGGCCGACCGGCGAAGGAACTGGCGATGA
- a CDS encoding sigma-54-dependent Fis family transcriptional regulator, with the protein MTTRILIVDDEANIRRMLGALLKAEGFEVAEAPNGNAALLTLEEVRPDAILLDLMMPPGPDGIETLAAIRERDPATPVIMMSGKAQLTDAVRAIKHGAFQFLEKPLTPEAVLVTLRSALELTRTQAENRVLKSQLSRTRAELIGTTAEMQRVRAAVNQVAPTEARVLILGESGTGKELVANAIHTASRRAGRAIISVNCAAIPRDLVESEMFGHERGAFTGAVDRRMGRFEMADGGTLFLDEVGDLNLEAQAKLLRVLETGEIQRLGAERAKRVDVRIVSATNQRLDEAVAAGTFREDLFFRLNVFPIELPPLRHRIDDLPDLVRYLADRLRGHQAPTFTGDALALLSSYHWPGNIRELANVVERLSIIGGSEIDSASVRQVLPRSAPKVEGHTGQDHSFGLPSDHQGRSLSNLLDDYERALVQDALSRASGNVAEAARALQTDRANLYRRMKRLGLS; encoded by the coding sequence ATGACGACACGCATTCTGATCGTCGATGACGAGGCCAACATCAGGCGCATGCTTGGTGCGCTGCTCAAGGCCGAGGGATTCGAGGTGGCCGAAGCTCCGAACGGCAACGCGGCGCTGCTGACGCTGGAGGAGGTCCGCCCCGACGCCATCCTGCTCGACCTGATGATGCCGCCCGGCCCCGACGGCATCGAAACGCTGGCGGCCATCCGGGAGCGCGATCCTGCGACGCCAGTCATCATGATGAGCGGGAAAGCGCAGCTGACCGATGCGGTCCGGGCCATCAAGCACGGCGCCTTTCAGTTCCTGGAAAAGCCCCTCACACCCGAAGCGGTGCTGGTAACCCTGCGCTCCGCCCTGGAGCTGACCCGGACCCAGGCCGAGAACCGGGTGCTCAAGTCGCAGCTGTCGCGCACCCGGGCCGAGCTGATCGGAACCACGGCGGAGATGCAGCGTGTTCGTGCGGCCGTGAATCAGGTGGCGCCGACCGAAGCGCGCGTCCTGATCCTCGGCGAATCGGGAACCGGCAAGGAACTCGTGGCCAATGCCATCCATACCGCGAGCCGCCGCGCCGGACGCGCCATCATCTCGGTCAACTGCGCCGCGATTCCGCGCGATCTCGTCGAGAGCGAGATGTTCGGTCACGAGCGAGGCGCCTTTACCGGCGCCGTGGACCGTCGGATGGGGCGGTTCGAAATGGCCGACGGGGGCACCCTGTTCCTGGACGAGGTGGGCGACCTCAATCTCGAAGCGCAGGCCAAGTTGCTCCGGGTCCTCGAAACCGGGGAAATTCAGCGACTCGGCGCCGAGCGTGCCAAGCGTGTCGATGTGCGCATCGTTTCGGCCACGAATCAGCGCCTCGACGAAGCCGTGGCCGCGGGCACCTTTCGCGAGGACCTGTTCTTCAGGCTCAACGTCTTCCCGATCGAGCTGCCACCGCTCCGCCATCGGATCGACGACCTGCCGGATCTCGTCCGCTATCTGGCGGATCGACTGCGCGGCCACCAGGCACCGACGTTTACAGGCGACGCACTGGCTCTGCTGAGCTCGTACCACTGGCCCGGCAACATCCGTGAACTCGCCAATGTGGTCGAACGTCTGTCCATCATCGGCGGCTCGGAGATCGACTCGGCCTCGGTCCGCCAGGTCTTGCCACGGTCGGCGCCGAAAGTCGAGGGGCACACCGGACAGGACCACAGCTTCGGCCTGCCCAGCGACCACCAGGGGCGCTCGCTGTCCAACCTGCTCGATGACTATGAGCGCGCCCTGGTCCAGGACGCGCTGTCCCGAGCCTCCGGCAACGTGGCGGAGGCTGCCCGCGCGCTGCAGACCGACCGGGCCAATCTCTACCGCCGGATGAAGCGGCTGGGGCTGTCATGA
- a CDS encoding BamA/TamA family outer membrane protein, whose amino-acid sequence MTARLGWLRISTLLLGLIGPARAALAQDSVVVIHPDAVDEPTEGALPPELVQQLINAYNDSTTTRLASSFTLPAGARMEGRIAMYRGTLRVLGRIDGPVTVINGDLVIGPGGVVRGSVLVVGGRIYVRDGGRLDGDQKTHDALAAVYRMPNGLLVLRERRRPLGELAAAHTEFQTGALNTRLTLETGKTYNRVEGLPIIFGPTFRSEGGPGLDVELDVRGIFRPATDRTKLRDNIGFRITTEWQIGTDRRWLRIGGRASREIVPIEQQPLTRGESGWSAFMLQRDYRDHFETRGAEGYLTVEPVPRLQLSYGLRSDLERSVPASDPVSVFRNRDTWRPNPLVDDGRYLTHRLGLRYDSRNDPADPTNGWLVTATYEDSRTDDASPVSLPTAIRPPILPGRYHFAKLAFDIRRYARFDPKSRVNARLVGAGWVDGDPLPIQRRVSLGGPDILPGFGFRSQNCAPPGYVDPTQAALCDRSLAFQLEVRRNLPLPLPLRLRNADLAMLQQLLGIQQADLVLLGNVGKAWLTGEGPGRVPNNRIPRFNEWDADIGVGIDAGGLAVYLAKPLAVDDKFRFILRLERRF is encoded by the coding sequence ATGACCGCCCGACTAGGCTGGCTCCGCATCAGCACGTTGCTGCTGGGTCTGATCGGACCGGCGCGCGCCGCGCTGGCCCAGGATAGCGTGGTGGTGATTCACCCGGATGCGGTCGACGAGCCGACCGAGGGCGCATTGCCACCCGAACTGGTGCAGCAACTGATCAACGCCTACAACGACAGCACCACCACACGCCTGGCCAGCAGCTTTACCCTTCCAGCCGGCGCCCGCATGGAGGGGCGTATCGCGATGTACCGGGGCACGCTTCGGGTGCTCGGCCGAATCGACGGTCCAGTCACCGTCATCAACGGCGACCTGGTCATCGGACCCGGCGGGGTGGTGCGCGGATCGGTCCTCGTCGTCGGCGGGCGGATCTACGTTCGCGACGGCGGCCGGCTCGACGGCGATCAGAAGACCCACGATGCGCTGGCCGCAGTGTACCGGATGCCCAATGGCCTCCTGGTCCTGCGCGAGCGCCGCCGTCCACTCGGAGAGCTGGCGGCGGCGCACACCGAGTTCCAGACCGGCGCGCTCAACACCCGACTGACCCTCGAAACCGGCAAGACCTACAACCGAGTCGAAGGCCTCCCAATCATCTTCGGACCGACCTTCCGCAGCGAGGGCGGCCCCGGGCTCGACGTCGAGCTCGATGTCCGCGGCATCTTCCGCCCCGCGACGGATCGCACCAAGCTGCGCGACAACATCGGATTCCGAATCACCACCGAGTGGCAGATCGGAACCGACAGACGCTGGCTGCGGATCGGTGGGCGCGCCTCTCGGGAAATCGTGCCGATCGAGCAGCAGCCGCTGACCCGGGGCGAATCGGGGTGGTCAGCCTTCATGCTCCAGCGCGACTACCGCGACCATTTCGAGACCCGCGGCGCCGAGGGCTATCTGACCGTCGAGCCCGTACCGCGCCTGCAGCTGAGCTACGGACTTCGGAGCGACCTCGAGCGGTCTGTCCCGGCGAGCGATCCGGTCTCGGTCTTCCGTAATCGCGACACCTGGCGACCCAATCCCCTGGTTGACGACGGCCGCTATCTGACCCACCGGCTGGGGCTGAGGTACGACAGTCGCAATGATCCTGCGGACCCCACCAACGGATGGCTGGTAACGGCCACGTATGAAGACAGTCGGACAGACGATGCCTCGCCGGTGTCGCTGCCCACCGCGATCCGGCCGCCGATCCTCCCGGGACGCTATCATTTCGCGAAGCTGGCGTTCGATATCCGGCGCTACGCCCGATTCGATCCCAAGAGCCGGGTCAACGCCCGTCTCGTGGGTGCCGGCTGGGTCGATGGCGATCCGCTGCCGATCCAGCGTCGAGTCTCCCTGGGCGGACCTGACATCCTGCCCGGATTCGGATTCCGGTCGCAGAACTGCGCCCCGCCAGGATACGTCGACCCCACCCAGGCCGCACTCTGCGATCGGTCGCTGGCCTTCCAGCTCGAGGTCCGCCGCAACCTGCCTCTCCCGCTACCGCTCAGGCTGCGCAACGCGGATCTAGCCATGCTTCAACAGTTGCTCGGCATCCAGCAGGCCGACCTGGTCCTGCTCGGCAATGTCGGCAAGGCATGGCTGACGGGTGAGGGACCGGGCCGAGTGCCCAACAATCGGATCCCACGCTTCAACGAGTGGGACGCGGACATCGGGGTCGGAATCGACGCCGGCGGGCTCGCGGTCTATCTCGCCAAGCCGCTTGCCGTGGACGACAAGTTCCGGTTCATCCTGCGCCTCGAGCGGCGTTTCTGA
- the asnB gene encoding asparagine synthase (glutamine-hydrolyzing): MCGLTGFFTTRPRTDQSLTTDVSAMMVPIHHRGPDDSGNFVDAESGIAIGFRRLSIIDLSPLGHQPMTSASGRYVLAFNGEIYNYAALREELAARGATFRGHSDTEVILAAFEAWGVRAALPRFVGMFAMSLWDRRERELNLIRDRLGKKPLFVYAEPGYIAWGSELKALVAGPSFDRSIDPAAVVEYLRYLYVPAPRSIYRRVRKLEPGALVTIRDPDQPLPISDRYWSLEAVAEAGEAQPFRGSDAEAVDRLEALLADAVKLRLYADVPLGALLSGGIDSSTVVALMQEQMSRPVKTYTIGFEEKAYDELHHAEAVAKHLGTDQTSLRLTGTDALDLIPRLADWFDEPLADPSQLPTFLVCQLARRDVTVALSGDGGDELFAGYNRYRFGRRLLNAVEYVPRTLRRPVGSLLRLMGRSGGDLRSRSGKLRKLGEFLSAPSEGYAYRSLLSAWQEPGELVPGVVEEPGLFVEKMERQRPYTLLARMMLADQRSYLPDDLLAKVDRVSMAVSLEARAPILDHRVAEFAWTLPDSMRIRGDQTKWILRQVLYRKVPQALVDRPKMGFSVPISAWLRGPLRSWGNDLLGSAGLGAVDLLDAGRCREAWSRLQAGEEHRSLALWSLLVFLDWHGRWARA; the protein is encoded by the coding sequence ATGTGCGGCCTGACCGGCTTTTTCACGACACGCCCCCGAACCGATCAGAGCCTGACGACTGACGTGTCCGCGATGATGGTACCGATCCATCATCGCGGTCCGGACGACAGCGGCAACTTCGTCGATGCCGAATCCGGCATCGCGATCGGGTTCCGCCGCCTTTCGATCATCGACTTGTCGCCGCTCGGCCACCAGCCGATGACCTCCGCGTCGGGGCGCTATGTCCTGGCCTTCAACGGCGAGATCTACAACTACGCCGCGCTGCGTGAGGAACTGGCCGCCCGAGGTGCGACGTTCCGCGGGCATTCGGATACTGAAGTCATCCTTGCCGCCTTCGAGGCGTGGGGCGTTCGGGCCGCGCTGCCGCGCTTCGTGGGCATGTTTGCGATGTCGCTCTGGGACCGGCGTGAGCGGGAGCTCAACCTGATCCGCGATCGGCTCGGCAAGAAGCCGCTCTTCGTGTACGCGGAACCCGGGTACATCGCCTGGGGGTCGGAGCTCAAAGCGCTGGTCGCCGGCCCGTCCTTCGATCGGTCGATCGACCCGGCGGCCGTGGTCGAGTACCTGCGCTACCTCTACGTACCGGCGCCGCGGTCGATTTACCGCCGGGTTCGCAAGCTCGAGCCCGGAGCGCTTGTCACGATTCGGGATCCTGATCAGCCTTTGCCCATTTCCGACCGGTACTGGTCGCTCGAGGCGGTGGCCGAAGCGGGCGAGGCGCAGCCCTTCCGGGGATCCGATGCCGAGGCGGTCGATCGGCTCGAAGCGCTGCTGGCCGATGCGGTCAAGCTTCGGCTCTATGCCGACGTGCCGTTAGGCGCACTGCTGTCTGGCGGGATCGATTCGTCGACCGTGGTCGCGCTGATGCAGGAGCAGATGTCGCGCCCGGTCAAGACCTATACCATCGGCTTCGAAGAAAAGGCCTACGACGAGCTTCATCACGCCGAGGCCGTCGCGAAACATCTGGGCACCGATCAGACCTCGCTGCGTCTGACCGGGACCGATGCGCTGGATCTGATACCGCGGCTGGCCGATTGGTTCGATGAGCCGCTGGCCGATCCCTCGCAGCTGCCGACCTTTCTGGTCTGCCAGCTGGCCAGGCGTGACGTGACCGTGGCGCTCTCCGGCGATGGCGGTGACGAGCTGTTTGCCGGATACAACCGCTATCGGTTCGGGCGCCGGCTTCTCAACGCGGTCGAGTACGTTCCGCGCACGTTGCGGCGTCCGGTGGGCAGCCTGCTCCGGCTGATGGGTCGCTCCGGCGGTGACCTGCGCTCGCGCTCCGGCAAGCTGCGCAAGCTGGGCGAGTTCCTCTCGGCGCCGTCCGAGGGGTATGCCTATCGGAGCCTGCTGTCGGCGTGGCAGGAGCCGGGGGAGTTGGTTCCTGGCGTGGTCGAGGAGCCGGGGCTGTTCGTCGAGAAGATGGAGCGGCAGCGTCCCTACACGCTGCTGGCGCGGATGATGCTGGCCGATCAGCGCAGCTACCTGCCTGACGATCTGCTGGCCAAGGTCGATCGCGTCAGCATGGCGGTCAGTCTCGAGGCCCGGGCGCCGATTCTCGACCATCGTGTGGCCGAGTTTGCCTGGACTCTGCCGGATTCGATGCGAATCCGCGGCGATCAGACCAAGTGGATATTGCGGCAGGTGTTGTACCGGAAGGTGCCCCAGGCACTGGTCGATCGCCCCAAGATGGGATTCTCGGTACCCATCTCGGCCTGGCTGCGTGGTCCGCTGCGGTCGTGGGGCAATGATCTGCTTGGATCTGCCGGGCTCGGCGCGGTGGACCTGCTCGACGCGGGTCGTTGTCGGGAAGCCTGGAGCCGCCTCCAGGCCGGTGAAGAGCACCGCAGCCTTGCCCTCTGGTCCCTTCTGGTCTTCCTCGATTGGCACGGCAGGTGGGCTCGGGCCTGA
- a CDS encoding HNH endonuclease codes for MVPLRRALRLVIDGKAEIVEAEHGEEMRSARLALPKPAIIRLVKFVHVPRKFRRQVTNTFLFARDDYACQYCSRTQGELRPRECLTRDHLIPISRGGGNEWHNVVTACSTCNTRKGNRLPDECGMHPMHEPMEPHFVHLAWAVRRLTATQAKYIRLFYGADALRALAG; via the coding sequence ATGGTCCCGCTTCGGCGGGCCCTGCGCCTGGTGATCGACGGCAAAGCCGAGATCGTCGAGGCGGAGCATGGGGAAGAGATGCGGAGCGCGCGGCTCGCACTTCCTAAACCGGCAATCATCCGGCTGGTCAAGTTCGTGCATGTTCCCCGGAAGTTCCGCCGCCAGGTTACCAATACGTTCCTCTTCGCGCGCGACGATTATGCCTGTCAGTACTGCAGCCGAACGCAGGGCGAGTTGCGTCCGCGCGAATGCCTGACCCGCGATCACCTGATTCCGATTTCACGGGGTGGCGGGAACGAGTGGCACAACGTGGTGACCGCCTGCAGCACCTGCAACACCAGGAAAGGCAACCGGTTGCCCGACGAGTGCGGGATGCACCCGATGCACGAGCCGATGGAGCCGCACTTCGTCCACCTGGCGTGGGCTGTGCGGCGCCTCACGGCGACCCAGGCGAAGTATATCCGCCTCTTCTACGGAGCCGACGCGCTGCGCGCGTTGGCGGGGTAG
- a CDS encoding amidohydrolase family protein yields the protein MSLPSGPPVRLTADWLVTLTGPPVAGAAVLLDSGGRIAALGPSATVPAPPGIPELRFPGTALIPGLVNAHTHLELTGLGGQVEEDDFTRWIRGVRELKASLSPEWFQSAARQGVRDAFAAGITMVLDTGDSGAVLPALAELGGAGIAYQEVFGPDPAQCEASLAGLRAALDRQRAYCSDRVRLGVSPHAPYTVSGPLYRAVAELALQEALPIAVHLAESPAESRFVAEDEGPFADAWRLRGIPPLALHGALPVAARRSPVAWLDAHGVLGPTTLCIHTIQLDDADREVLAARQAGIAHCPVSNRRHGHGDAASAALVACGLRVGVGTDSVVSVGALDMFAELRAARLLLGTSARETLRHGTMTGAELAGMAADRGALTPGRFGDVAAVRLSEAGDPDLVEELVLAAEAKSVVATFASGVMVHRAL from the coding sequence TTGAGCCTGCCATCGGGGCCGCCCGTGCGTCTGACGGCGGACTGGCTCGTCACCCTGACCGGCCCGCCAGTGGCCGGGGCCGCGGTGCTTCTCGACAGCGGCGGTCGGATTGCCGCGCTGGGTCCGAGCGCTACCGTTCCGGCCCCGCCCGGCATCCCGGAACTGAGGTTCCCGGGCACGGCCCTGATCCCGGGGCTCGTCAACGCCCATACCCACCTGGAACTGACCGGCCTCGGTGGACAGGTCGAGGAAGACGACTTTACCCGGTGGATCCGCGGGGTGCGCGAACTCAAAGCGAGTCTGTCGCCCGAGTGGTTTCAGTCTGCGGCCCGTCAGGGCGTTCGCGATGCCTTTGCCGCTGGCATCACCATGGTGCTCGACACCGGTGACTCCGGCGCCGTGCTGCCCGCGCTGGCTGAGCTGGGCGGCGCGGGCATCGCATACCAGGAGGTCTTCGGTCCGGATCCGGCGCAGTGCGAAGCCAGTCTGGCCGGGCTCCGGGCCGCGCTCGATCGTCAGCGCGCCTATTGCTCGGATCGAGTTCGGCTGGGTGTGTCGCCCCACGCGCCCTATACGGTGAGCGGACCACTCTATCGCGCAGTTGCCGAGCTTGCGTTGCAAGAGGCGCTGCCGATTGCCGTTCATCTGGCCGAATCGCCCGCCGAAAGCCGGTTCGTCGCCGAGGATGAGGGTCCCTTTGCCGATGCCTGGCGGCTTCGGGGCATCCCGCCGCTTGCTCTGCATGGGGCGCTGCCGGTCGCGGCCCGGCGCTCGCCGGTGGCCTGGCTCGATGCGCACGGGGTGCTGGGGCCGACCACGCTCTGCATTCACACGATCCAGCTCGACGACGCCGATCGCGAGGTGCTGGCCGCGCGACAGGCGGGCATCGCCCACTGTCCTGTTTCCAACCGTCGGCACGGGCATGGCGACGCGGCCAGTGCCGCCCTGGTCGCCTGCGGGCTCAGGGTGGGCGTCGGGACCGATTCCGTGGTGAGTGTCGGGGCGCTCGACATGTTCGCCGAGTTGCGGGCCGCCCGCCTTCTGCTCGGGACCTCGGCTCGGGAAACGCTCCGGCATGGTACGATGACCGGGGCCGAACTCGCCGGGATGGCTGCCGATCGCGGGGCGCTCACCCCCGGGCGCTTCGGCGATGTTGCGGCCGTCAGGCTTTCGGAAGCGGGAGACCCTGATTTAGTTGAAGAGTTGGTCCTGGCGGCTGAAGCAAAATCGGTCGTGGCAACCTTTGCCTCGGGCGTAATGGTTCACCGGGCGCTTTGA
- a CDS encoding PBP1A family penicillin-binding protein, with translation MARRSFKGLFGWWKTPKIRFRVLLTIGALGVFGVALLVGAWFNVCGPVDSCPSIASLESYDPDQASKVYAADGRLVTDFGLQRRTVVPLEQMSPAVIAAFLSTEDRRFYQHGGIDWVRIPGSIKAVLSGRRLQGFSTITMQLGGNLWPEMIDRTQRSGFLGLTRKLREMRVAMDIERRYPKQKILELYLNQINLGNGAYGVEAASLRYFGKSARQLNVAEAASLAAIPKGPTRYNPRRNPSLNVQRRNLIINLLRDQSKLSRESAEAWKAYPLALSSRSDFTGVGDYFVEYARQLLQARFGGDLYRSGLRVYTTLDLDMQQAAERALEAQLAKIESGTEYGRFRHQTFRDYLDQRDGDADEASQGPFSPYLQGAIVTVEVKTGYIRALVGGRDFGDSKYNRATQAERQAGSTFKPFVYAAAVRAGYRMSDIYEDSPVEVEIPDQPAWAPKNYDLKFRGPLSMREALYDSRNTVAVKVGLDVGIEAVIREAAMTGIVRRIPRVPSIFIGASEVTPLEITSAFGTFANMGVRVPPTAITRVEDANGNILWQPETKQARVMEPEQAWLVLDGLRDVVRKGTAAGMMPRVGISLPAGGKTGTTNDGMDVWFIGFTPDLVTGVWMGFDKKQVIMSNAQGGRLAAPAWALMMKEVYERRRAPTPWQMPEGVVTMSIDRSTGYLATPMCPARSVGPEFYAPGTEPTERCPIHGGTRPPQVDPDNSH, from the coding sequence ATGGCTCGACGGTCGTTCAAGGGACTCTTCGGCTGGTGGAAAACACCCAAAATCCGGTTCCGGGTGCTCCTGACCATCGGCGCACTCGGTGTCTTCGGAGTTGCCCTCCTCGTCGGCGCCTGGTTCAACGTCTGCGGTCCGGTCGATTCCTGCCCCTCGATTGCCAGCCTCGAAAGCTACGACCCGGACCAGGCCTCGAAAGTATATGCCGCCGACGGGCGACTGGTGACCGATTTTGGTCTCCAGCGCCGGACGGTGGTGCCGCTCGAGCAGATGTCGCCAGCGGTCATCGCAGCGTTCCTGAGCACGGAAGATCGTCGCTTCTACCAGCACGGCGGGATCGACTGGGTTCGCATTCCCGGCTCGATCAAGGCCGTTCTGAGCGGACGGCGTCTCCAGGGTTTCTCGACGATAACGATGCAACTCGGCGGCAATCTCTGGCCCGAGATGATCGACCGAACCCAGCGCTCCGGGTTTCTCGGTCTGACCCGTAAGCTGCGCGAGATGCGCGTCGCGATGGACATCGAGCGCCGCTACCCGAAGCAGAAGATCCTCGAGCTGTACCTCAATCAGATCAATCTGGGCAACGGGGCCTACGGCGTCGAGGCCGCCTCGCTGCGGTACTTCGGCAAGTCGGCCCGCCAGCTCAACGTGGCCGAGGCCGCGTCGCTTGCCGCGATTCCCAAGGGTCCCACCCGCTACAACCCTCGGCGCAATCCGTCGCTCAACGTGCAACGGCGGAACCTGATCATCAACCTGCTCCGCGACCAGTCGAAGCTGTCGCGCGAATCGGCCGAGGCGTGGAAGGCCTATCCGCTGGCGCTGTCGTCGCGGTCGGACTTTACCGGTGTGGGCGACTACTTCGTCGAGTACGCCCGCCAGCTCCTGCAGGCCCGTTTCGGTGGCGATCTCTATCGCTCCGGCCTGCGAGTCTACACCACGCTCGACCTCGATATGCAGCAGGCGGCGGAACGCGCTCTCGAAGCGCAGCTGGCCAAGATCGAGTCCGGCACCGAGTACGGCCGATTCCGCCATCAGACCTTCCGAGACTATCTCGACCAGCGCGACGGCGATGCCGACGAGGCCAGCCAAGGGCCGTTTTCGCCCTATCTCCAGGGCGCGATCGTCACTGTCGAAGTCAAGACGGGGTATATCCGCGCCCTGGTGGGCGGTCGCGATTTCGGCGACTCGAAGTACAACCGCGCGACTCAGGCCGAGCGCCAGGCGGGCTCGACCTTCAAACCGTTTGTCTACGCAGCTGCCGTCCGTGCGGGCTACCGGATGAGCGATATCTACGAAGACTCGCCGGTCGAGGTCGAGATTCCCGATCAGCCTGCCTGGGCGCCCAAGAACTACGATCTCAAGTTCCGGGGGCCGCTCAGCATGCGCGAGGCGCTCTACGACTCGCGCAACACCGTGGCCGTCAAGGTCGGTCTCGACGTCGGGATCGAGGCGGTGATTCGTGAGGCGGCCATGACCGGAATCGTGCGGCGGATCCCCCGGGTGCCCTCGATTTTCATCGGCGCCTCGGAGGTGACACCGCTCGAGATCACGTCCGCCTTCGGAACCTTTGCCAACATGGGCGTTCGGGTACCGCCCACCGCCATTACCCGGGTCGAAGATGCCAACGGCAACATCCTCTGGCAGCCGGAGACCAAACAGGCTCGGGTCATGGAGCCGGAGCAGGCCTGGCTCGTGCTCGATGGCCTGCGCGACGTGGTACGCAAGGGCACCGCAGCGGGCATGATGCCCCGGGTCGGAATCAGCTTGCCCGCCGGCGGAAAAACCGGCACCACCAACGACGGCATGGACGTCTGGTTCATCGGGTTTACCCCCGATCTCGTTACCGGCGTCTGGATGGGCTTCGACAAGAAGCAGGTCATCATGTCCAACGCGCAGGGCGGTCGCCTCGCAGCGCCTGCATGGGCCCTGATGATGAAGGAAGTCTACGAGCGGCGTCGTGCCCCGACGCCGTGGCAGATGCCGGAAGGCGTGGTCACCATGAGCATCGACCGTTCGACCGGCTATCTCGCGACCCCCATGTGCCCCGCGAGGTCGGTTGGTCCGGAGTTCTATGCTCCGGGCACCGAGCCGACCGAGCGCTGTCCCATCCACGGCGGTACGCGTCCGCCGCAGGTCGATCCGGACAACAGTCATTGA